Genomic DNA from Acidisoma sp. PAMC 29798:
CGGCTTCGATGACGAGACCGAAGCGGCCGCCTGATCGGCGGATTCGGACGCCTTTTAGCCTAGTTTCCACACGTCATCCACCGACTTGATCGGTGGATCCATGGGCGTCCATGGATCCACGCATCACGTGCGCGGATGACGAAGGTGGATTGAGGTGCTTCATCAAAAAGCCGGCAGATCTCAGGGTCTGCCGGCTTCTTGCTGTCTTGGGTCCGCCAAACCCGACGATGACCAGACCCGGCGGCAGGATTACTTGCCAGTTTCGTTCGAGCGGATTATCGATTTGGTAATGTTGGATGCGCGGCACGATTTCGGCACCGGCCGACGGCTTCTGAGACGAGAGTGACAATGCGACAGATATTTGATCGCCTTCTGACACGCATCATTCGCCAGGGTGGCCTGACCGTCATTTGGCCGAACGGCACCCAAACCAGTTACGGCACCGCCAAGCGCCCAGGCGGCGGCTCCGTCGACGGCGCCTGCACCATCCAAATCACCGACGACAAGACCGTTCGCGCCATCGTCATGAATCCCGGCCTTGGGGTCGGCGAAGCCTATATGGACCAGACGCTGGTGCCGCAGGGTTGTAGCATCTACCAGGTGCTGGAAGTTCTGCTCTCCAACCTTCAGCTCGCCGGCATGGGTGCGGTGCCGATGATGCAAGGCCGCATGGTGCTCGGCACCATGGTGCGCCGCCTTCGCCAGTTGAATTCCGCCGTCAAGTCGCGGCGCAATGTGGCCCATCACTACGATCTCAGCGGCCGCCTCTACAGCCTGTTCCTGGATCGCGACCGCCAATATTCCTGCGCCTATTTCCCCAAGGGCGACGAAACCCTGGAGGAGGCGCAGCTCGCCAAGAAGCATCACATCGCCGCCAAGCTGAAGCTGGATCGCCCCGATCTCACTGTGCTCGACATCGGCTGCGGTTGGGGCGGCATGGCCCTGACACTGGCGCGCGACTATGGCGCGCGCGTCACGGGCATCACGCTGTCCACCGAACAGCTGGCCGAAGCGCGGGCGCGGGCGGAAGCCGAAGGTCTGTCTGACCGCGTGCGGTTTGAGTTGATGGACTATCGGTCCATGAACGAGAGCTTCGATCGCGTCGTCTCGGTCGGCATGTTTGAGCATGTCGGCATCAATCATTACGCCGCCTTCTTCAAGGTGGTGAAGCGCGCCCTGAAACCCGATGGCGTGGCCCTGATCCACACCATCGGCCGCACCGATGGTCCCGGCACCACCAATGCCTGGATCGCCAAATACATCTTCCCCGGCGGCTATTCCCCGGCGCTGTCGGAAATGATGCTCCCCATTGAGCGCTCGGGGCTGATCGCGACGGATGTCGAGGTCCTGCGGCTGCATTACGCCGAGACGCTGCGGCATTGGCGGCGGCGTTTCGCGGCCAACCGCGACGCCATCCAGGCGCTGTATGACGAGCGCTTCTGCCGGATGTTCGAGTTTTACCTGGCCGGCTCCGAACTCGCCTTCCGCTATCAGGAACACGTCAATTTCCAGGTGCAGCTCACCCGGCAACAGACGGCAGCGCCGCTGACGCGCGACTATATTACTGATACCGATCGCGAGATGGCGAAGACCAAGAACAACGTTCACGCTTGAACGACGTCGCGGAAAGATGTTTCCGTGACACAGCCACAGTTTCGACCTCTGGCCCTCCATTCGGGGTTCTGGAACAGGTAAGCCGGGGCTCTGCCAGATCGGAGTTCACCATGCGCCTGCCAAACCGCCCTTCCCTGTGCGCGATCCTTGCCATCGCGGCCGTGTCGCCGGGTGCCGCCTTTGCGCAAACGGCGACCAATCTCGAAGCTCTGCGGGGCCTCGTTCCGGTCAGTGTCCTGGGCGCGACAACCGCCGGAAAAGCCGCTCTCGCGAGCGATGAAAGCGTCACGGCCGCCATTCAGGATGGGAGCGCCAAGCAGCCGACCTTGCTGCCCTTTGTGCAGCAGCAGCAACAGGCGCTGCGGGATGCCTTCATCACGAGTGGCAACGGCACCGAGCTGGCAGACGGACTGGGCTCGCGTCTTGGCGGCGTCTATCAGTCGCTCACGGCCTATAGCAGCCCCGATGACGGCACCACGAAGACCTTCAAGAATGTTGCGCCGAGCGTCGCCAATCTCTTCGCCTATACGAGTGGTTTGACGTCATCCGATGCGGGCTCGGGCAAGTTCTTCTTCTCGAACGGCACGATGAACGGCAAGAAGCCGGTCTCCGCCGCGGCCACGGCGATCATGACCGCCGCAGGCGGTGTTACGGATATCTTCGGCAGCTCCACCGGCCATCCGATCGGCAGCAGCGGCGCCGATCCTTTCGGGGATTCTCGCCCCTTCCAGACCGAACCGAGCCTGACACCCATCAAGGGGCCGGACTTCTTCGGCGTCATGGCGACCAACCACGATTACTTGTACGGCCCGATCCAGAACCTGACGACCAATCCGTCTTTCCCGAGCGGCCACACGACCTATGGCTATACCGAATCGCTCGTGCTCGCCTTCATGGTGCCGACGCGGTACTCCCAGCAGATCACGCGTGCGGCGGAATACGGCAATGACCGCATCGTCCTTGGCGCGCATTACGCCATGGACGTCATCGCGGGGCGAACCCTCGCTTTGCACGATGTCGCGCAGATGCTTGCCAATAAGCCCGATTATGTCGATGCGACTTTAAAGGGCTCCAAGCCGATCGCCGATTATCCGGCGGCGGTGACGGCGGCGCGGGCCGATTTCGATGCCGCTCTGCAGCCTGGATGCAAGATGGCCGTGCCGGCCTGCGCATCCGAGGATACCGGCCGCTTTGCCAATCCGGCCGCGAACGAGGCCTTCTATGAGTCGACGCAGACCTATGGCCTGCCCGTCGTCTATCCGAAGACGGCCGCGATGGTCGAGGATGTTGGCAAGATCGCGCCTGAGGCGGGCTATCTGCTGACGATCGCCTTTCCGTCCCTGACGCTGTCGCAGGCGGATGACATTCTGACCGCGACCGAGGGGCCGGGCGGTGGATTCCTGGATAACGGCTCGGCGTTTGGTTTGTATTCGCGGTTGGATTTGTTCAAGGCCGTGCAGAAAGCGGCGGCGCCGTAAATCGCTCCAATTTCATCGTGACCCGCGCACTTGATGCGCGGGCCTACCCGGTGCGGCACCCACATATGGTCAGGGCGCCGCCGCGGGTAGGTGCGCGGGTCAAGCCCGCGCATGACGGTTTGGGTTGGGTTACGCCAGTCGCTTCAAAACCGGCCGTGAAACCGGGCCGGGAGCGGCAAAAGCGCCTCGCTGACGATGTTCAGCTTGATCTTGTAGGTCTCTGTTTCCCGTCCGGCCTGGCTCTCGACCACATCGCGCAGCAGGGACGCCAAAGGCTCCTTGCGCGCATCCAAATCCGTCACCTTGGATTTCGGTCGTTTCGCGGTTCGACGGACGATGTCGAGCCAACCTTCGTCCGTCACCCGTTGATGCCGACCGATATAGTCGAAGGCCCAGGGCATTTGTCGCGTGCGCGCGAGGCGATTCAGGCCGCGCGTGACATCGAAATAGCGCAGGTGAAACAGATAGAGGTGATCGAAAGCGACCGGGGATTCGGTGCTGTGAAAGCCCGGTGACCAGGTGGCAGGTTCGCGGATCATCGATGCCTTGCATAGGCCCGAGCTGAACCAGACCCAGTCCCGCTGAAGGCTGATGGGACGCCCGATGTCGATCGCGGGCTGGCTCTCGGCCAGATGCCACACCTCCAAGCCGATGGCGGTCATCACCGGCCCCGTCATGGCGCGCGCGCAGTCCGCCAGATTGCGGTGATAACGGGGATCGGCGACCAGGAACTCATCGACATCGACATAGATGACGACGTCATAGGATGTCAGAAGTTCAGCGCAGAGGCGTGAGATCATCCCGGCGCGCCACGCATCATCCTGTGGGCTGCGGGGAATGCGAACGACTTTGACTGGATCGAGCCCGTCGGTTGTGCCGTCATCCGAGCCGTGATCGATGACGAAGCAATTCTCCGCCCCGACCTGGGCGCCGTAATGACGGCACCAGAGGTCGATGTAATCGACCTCGTTATAGACCATCGTGACGGCGGCGAGCCTCATTCCAGCAACGCCGGCGCCT
This window encodes:
- a CDS encoding SAM-dependent methyltransferase, whose product is MRQIFDRLLTRIIRQGGLTVIWPNGTQTSYGTAKRPGGGSVDGACTIQITDDKTVRAIVMNPGLGVGEAYMDQTLVPQGCSIYQVLEVLLSNLQLAGMGAVPMMQGRMVLGTMVRRLRQLNSAVKSRRNVAHHYDLSGRLYSLFLDRDRQYSCAYFPKGDETLEEAQLAKKHHIAAKLKLDRPDLTVLDIGCGWGGMALTLARDYGARVTGITLSTEQLAEARARAEAEGLSDRVRFELMDYRSMNESFDRVVSVGMFEHVGINHYAAFFKVVKRALKPDGVALIHTIGRTDGPGTTNAWIAKYIFPGGYSPALSEMMLPIERSGLIATDVEVLRLHYAETLRHWRRRFAANRDAIQALYDERFCRMFEFYLAGSELAFRYQEHVNFQVQLTRQQTAAPLTRDYITDTDREMAKTKNNVHA
- a CDS encoding phosphatase PAP2 family protein, which produces MRLPNRPSLCAILAIAAVSPGAAFAQTATNLEALRGLVPVSVLGATTAGKAALASDESVTAAIQDGSAKQPTLLPFVQQQQQALRDAFITSGNGTELADGLGSRLGGVYQSLTAYSSPDDGTTKTFKNVAPSVANLFAYTSGLTSSDAGSGKFFFSNGTMNGKKPVSAAATAIMTAAGGVTDIFGSSTGHPIGSSGADPFGDSRPFQTEPSLTPIKGPDFFGVMATNHDYLYGPIQNLTTNPSFPSGHTTYGYTESLVLAFMVPTRYSQQITRAAEYGNDRIVLGAHYAMDVIAGRTLALHDVAQMLANKPDYVDATLKGSKPIADYPAAVTAARADFDAALQPGCKMAVPACASEDTGRFANPAANEAFYESTQTYGLPVVYPKTAAMVEDVGKIAPEAGYLLTIAFPSLTLSQADDILTATEGPGGGFLDNGSAFGLYSRLDLFKAVQKAAAP
- a CDS encoding glycosyltransferase family 2 protein encodes the protein MRLAAVTMVYNEVDYIDLWCRHYGAQVGAENCFVIDHGSDDGTTDGLDPVKVVRIPRSPQDDAWRAGMISRLCAELLTSYDVVIYVDVDEFLVADPRYHRNLADCARAMTGPVMTAIGLEVWHLAESQPAIDIGRPISLQRDWVWFSSGLCKASMIREPATWSPGFHSTESPVAFDHLYLFHLRYFDVTRGLNRLARTRQMPWAFDYIGRHQRVTDEGWLDIVRRTAKRPKSKVTDLDARKEPLASLLRDVVESQAGRETETYKIKLNIVSEALLPLPARFHGRF